From the Solibacillus sp. FSL R5-0449 genome, one window contains:
- the deoD gene encoding purine-nucleoside phosphorylase, whose protein sequence is MSVHINAKKGDIAEIVLLPGDPLRAKYIAETFLEDVVQYNEVRNILGYTGTYKGKRVSVQGTGMGVPSISIYATELMQEYGVQKLIRVGTCGAIQKDVKVRDVIIAQTSSTDSNMNRVVFGGTIDYAPTADFDLLLKAYNAAKEANLNVRVGNIFTADMFYSDEAQNEKLAQYGVLAVEMETSALYTLAAKFGRQALTVLTVSDHILTGEVTTSEERQTTFNDMMVIALEAAIQD, encoded by the coding sequence ATGAGCGTTCATATTAATGCCAAAAAAGGCGACATTGCAGAAATTGTACTATTACCAGGAGATCCATTACGTGCAAAATATATTGCCGAAACATTTTTAGAAGATGTTGTACAATATAACGAAGTACGTAACATTCTTGGCTACACAGGAACTTATAAAGGGAAACGTGTTTCTGTACAAGGTACAGGCATGGGTGTACCATCCATTTCAATTTATGCTACTGAATTAATGCAAGAGTACGGTGTACAAAAACTAATCCGTGTAGGTACTTGTGGTGCGATTCAAAAAGACGTGAAAGTACGTGACGTTATTATTGCACAAACTTCGTCTACAGATTCAAATATGAATCGCGTTGTTTTCGGCGGTACAATCGATTATGCACCAACTGCAGACTTTGATTTATTACTGAAAGCATACAATGCTGCTAAAGAAGCGAACTTAAATGTACGTGTAGGTAATATTTTCACTGCAGATATGTTCTATTCAGATGAAGCACAAAACGAAAAATTAGCGCAATATGGCGTATTAGCTGTTGAAATGGAAACTTCAGCACTATACACATTAGCTGCGAAATTCGGTCGTCAAGCTTTAACAGTATTAACTGTATCAGACCACATCTTAACTGGTGAAGTAACAACTTCAGAAGAACGCCAAACTACGTTCAATGATATGATGGTGATTGCGTTGGAAGCGGCTATTCAAGACTAA
- a CDS encoding GDSL-type esterase/lipase family protein, producing MWRLVLTSLAVIFLSACSVTIDPQIEEAQQSDNSSSDNNELSISEEEAENEETVATSFFDIINDVFQLDWSDRKEENAQSVFYLALGDSLTRGVGDETQDYGYTIRLQQELEKWPMVEEVELDNRGKNGRRSDQLLSLLERGHYEEELQKANLITITLGGNDVMKIVKKNLFSMKKSMFDKELPRFAERYEKVIAEIRKVNPEAPIILVGFYNPFSIVVDEITPFDPIISEWNEEIEKLAATDENACFVSVEDLFVSNEDMVYHVDFFHPNSTGYDRMTKRIIETMQQCDIEQMSDGLLGFEE from the coding sequence ATGTGGCGGTTAGTACTCACATCATTAGCTGTCATTTTCTTGTCCGCATGCTCCGTTACAATTGACCCACAAATAGAAGAAGCACAACAATCCGACAATTCATCCAGTGATAATAATGAGTTGTCTATATCAGAAGAAGAAGCCGAAAACGAAGAAACAGTCGCAACGAGCTTTTTTGATATTATAAATGATGTATTTCAACTAGACTGGTCTGATCGTAAGGAAGAAAATGCACAATCGGTTTTTTATTTAGCATTAGGTGATTCACTTACACGTGGTGTTGGAGATGAAACACAGGATTATGGCTATACAATTCGTCTGCAGCAGGAGCTGGAAAAATGGCCGATGGTAGAGGAAGTGGAACTCGATAATCGAGGTAAAAATGGTAGACGCAGTGACCAGCTGCTAAGTCTACTTGAGCGTGGCCACTATGAAGAAGAGCTGCAAAAAGCAAATCTGATTACGATTACGCTCGGTGGTAATGATGTAATGAAAATTGTTAAAAAGAATTTGTTTTCAATGAAAAAATCTATGTTTGATAAGGAATTGCCCCGCTTTGCTGAGCGTTACGAAAAAGTCATAGCTGAAATTCGCAAAGTAAATCCTGAGGCACCGATTATTTTAGTCGGGTTTTATAATCCCTTTTCAATCGTAGTCGATGAAATAACACCTTTTGATCCGATTATTTCGGAGTGGAATGAAGAAATCGAAAAGCTTGCTGCCACAGATGAAAATGCGTGTTTCGTATCTGTAGAGGATTTATTTGTATCAAATGAGGATATGGTATATCATGTAGACTTCTTTCATCCGAATAGCACAGGATATGATCGTATGACAAAGCGTATCATTGAAACAATGCAACAATGTGATATTGAGCAGATGTCAGACGGTTTATTAGGATTTGAGGAGTGA
- a CDS encoding YozE family protein, whose amino-acid sequence MKKSFYHFALTFRGGEWSDEKVRFAESMFHDHAFPKMSDSFDELTNYIEFQSNEFLTIGAFDQLWDLYENKFSV is encoded by the coding sequence TTGAAAAAATCATTTTATCATTTTGCTCTCACATTTAGAGGGGGAGAATGGTCGGACGAGAAAGTGCGTTTTGCGGAAAGCATGTTTCACGATCATGCTTTTCCAAAAATGTCTGACAGCTTTGATGAGCTTACAAATTATATTGAATTTCAGTCCAATGAATTTTTAACAATCGGTGCCTTTGACCAATTATGGGACCTTTATGAAAATAAATTTTCAGTATAA
- the msrA gene encoding peptide-methionine (S)-S-oxide reductase MsrA: MAYEKATFAGGCFWCMVKPFDQQPGIIEVVSGYTGGHVENPTYEQVCSETTGHLEAVQITFDPEIYPYEKLVELYWTLIDPTDAGGQFYDRGESYTTAIFYHDDVQKQIAELSKSKLEASGKFRSPIAVKILEAKPFYAAEDYHQHYYKKNPAHYERYSVGSGRAGFIEKHWGSK, encoded by the coding sequence ATGGCATATGAAAAAGCGACATTTGCAGGGGGCTGCTTTTGGTGTATGGTAAAGCCATTTGACCAACAGCCCGGTATTATAGAAGTCGTTTCCGGTTACACGGGCGGTCATGTTGAAAACCCGACATACGAACAAGTATGCAGTGAAACAACGGGGCATCTCGAGGCAGTTCAGATTACGTTTGATCCTGAAATTTATCCGTATGAAAAACTGGTTGAACTTTATTGGACACTGATTGATCCGACAGATGCAGGCGGTCAATTTTATGACCGTGGCGAATCATACACTACGGCGATTTTTTACCATGATGATGTCCAAAAGCAGATTGCGGAACTATCCAAGTCCAAACTGGAGGCGAGCGGTAAATTCAGATCACCGATTGCTGTTAAAATACTTGAAGCAAAGCCATTTTACGCAGCGGAAGATTATCATCAGCACTATTATAAAAAGAATCCGGCACATTACGAACGCTATTCTGTAGGTTCTGGACGTGCAGGATTTATCGAAAAACACTGGGGGTCGAAATAA
- a CDS encoding methyl-accepting chemotaxis protein produces MNYLRKSKKNKPNKEKRIKKSIKPKALFHFFHLIRGKILITFTILMAIIISMQILSYINITNLENNLREFAEENLQQQMHINSLASDIAKLSSHEQTYLITGDEKFLQLYEETKERIHTNLTSVEASFRNQDEELKIVGLIQQFYANYLSYSKSTIEVRQKYGYENAAKLFANSGSQNFKGYIDENTGKLIQILEQRNEKTISDLEQFAFASKIMISALTGVAVILTISLGYILSKSIRRNTKKINESILDIAQAGGDLTRRVNVKTKDEFSLIANSTNVLIESISALVKRVSNLADNVSGSSQELMALADENARTIDFIADSTMNIASDSSEILNSIGSAGNEMQNLEQSMHILDEKAREVQQAASEMKDAAHQGSRSVNHSANVMLEIEETMATTSDTVEKLGERSKNITSIISTITAIAEQTNLLALNAAIEAARAGEHGRGFAVVAAEVRKLAEQSQKAAKEVSAIVGSIQTEVNSIIEQNHTGVEKVIRGVEVTNETTNSLQNILLQTEKTSDILTQMVTQIEQTLNNSHSVTTSFVHVAAIADNTAANTERSAAAASQGSASMEEINASAVELASQADHLRSVVNEFKI; encoded by the coding sequence GTGAATTATTTGCGAAAGAGCAAGAAAAATAAACCTAATAAAGAAAAACGAATAAAAAAATCTATTAAACCGAAAGCCCTATTTCACTTCTTTCACCTAATACGAGGGAAAATTTTAATTACTTTCACTATTTTAATGGCAATAATTATCTCGATGCAAATTTTGTCGTATATCAATATAACAAATTTGGAGAATAATTTACGAGAATTTGCTGAAGAAAATCTCCAACAGCAAATGCATATCAATAGTTTAGCTTCTGATATCGCGAAACTTTCAAGCCATGAACAAACTTATTTAATTACGGGCGACGAAAAATTTCTTCAATTATATGAAGAGACGAAGGAACGAATACATACAAATTTAACATCTGTTGAAGCATCGTTTAGAAATCAGGATGAAGAACTTAAAATCGTCGGCTTAATCCAACAGTTTTATGCTAATTATTTATCCTATTCTAAATCGACGATTGAAGTACGTCAAAAATATGGCTATGAAAATGCCGCTAAACTGTTTGCTAATAGCGGAAGCCAAAATTTCAAAGGCTATATAGATGAAAATACAGGGAAACTGATTCAAATACTTGAACAGCGCAATGAAAAAACGATTTCAGACTTGGAACAGTTTGCATTTGCCTCAAAAATAATGATTTCTGCCTTAACTGGTGTTGCTGTTATTTTAACTATTTCATTGGGCTACATTTTATCGAAATCGATTCGGAGAAATACGAAAAAAATCAATGAATCGATTCTGGATATCGCACAAGCTGGCGGTGACTTAACACGACGTGTAAACGTTAAAACAAAAGACGAATTTTCATTAATAGCAAATTCTACAAACGTATTGATTGAATCAATCTCTGCTTTGGTGAAACGCGTGTCAAACCTTGCCGATAATGTATCGGGAAGTTCACAGGAATTAATGGCACTAGCAGATGAAAACGCGCGAACAATTGATTTTATTGCTGATTCTACGATGAACATCGCGAGTGACAGCAGTGAAATTCTAAACAGTATCGGAAGTGCCGGAAACGAAATGCAAAATTTGGAGCAATCGATGCATATTTTAGATGAAAAGGCTCGGGAAGTTCAGCAAGCGGCATCTGAAATGAAAGACGCTGCACATCAGGGTAGCAGATCGGTGAATCATTCAGCCAATGTGATGCTTGAAATTGAAGAAACAATGGCAACAACTTCGGATACGGTTGAAAAATTAGGGGAAAGATCCAAAAATATTACGTCCATTATCAGTACCATTACAGCAATTGCCGAACAGACGAACCTCCTAGCTTTAAATGCGGCGATTGAGGCTGCTCGGGCCGGAGAACATGGACGGGGCTTTGCGGTTGTAGCGGCTGAAGTTCGAAAACTTGCCGAGCAATCCCAAAAAGCAGCAAAAGAAGTTTCAGCAATCGTCGGATCGATTCAAACAGAGGTCAATTCCATTATCGAGCAAAACCACACTGGGGTAGAAAAAGTAATCCGAGGTGTTGAAGTGACGAATGAGACGACGAATTCTTTACAAAATATTTTACTGCAAACAGAGAAAACATCTGATATCTTAACACAAATGGTTACTCAGATTGAACAAACGTTAAATAATAGTCACAGTGTCACAACTTCATTCGTACATGTGGCAGCCATTGCAGACAATACTGCTGCCAATACAGAACGCAGTGCAGCGGCTGCATCACAAGGTTCCGCATCCATGGAGGAAATTAATGCATCGGCCGTCGAACTGGCTTCACAAGCTGATCACCTGCGAAGTGTTGTTAACGAATTTAAAATCTAA
- the msrB gene encoding peptide-methionine (R)-S-oxide reductase MsrB — protein sequence MNKEQRLKELTDMQYHVTQNQGTEPPFRNEYNDVFEDGIYVDIVSGKPLFSSKDKYDAGCGWPSFSKPIESVEVTEHFDTSHGMRRVEVRSKTADSHLGHVFPDGPQELGGLRYCINSAALRFIPVEDLEKEGYAEYKSLFE from the coding sequence ATGAATAAAGAGCAGCGTTTAAAAGAATTAACAGATATGCAGTATCATGTTACTCAAAACCAAGGAACGGAACCTCCATTCCGCAATGAGTACAATGATGTTTTCGAAGATGGTATCTATGTGGATATCGTTTCAGGAAAGCCACTTTTCAGTTCAAAAGACAAATATGATGCAGGATGCGGCTGGCCATCTTTTTCAAAGCCAATTGAGTCAGTGGAGGTAACAGAGCATTTTGATACATCACACGGAATGCGTCGTGTGGAAGTCCGCAGTAAAACAGCCGATTCCCATTTAGGCCATGTATTTCCTGATGGTCCACAAGAATTGGGTGGATTGCGTTATTGCATTAACTCAGCGGCATTGCGCTTTATTCCGGTAGAGGATCTTGAAAAAGAAGGTTATGCTGAATATAAATCATTGTTTGAATAA
- a CDS encoding YpmS family protein has protein sequence MNKWKVAFLLLAGAVLITFATLLYLITADVKQATEQPPLQVEGNILTVETTAKEFEAIAKQYLSEAMNQSPVPVELTVDDKIYLYSTLTVFNIELPIQMDFIPVVNNGNITLSQEAVHVGKVNIPPKTVLKMIDDAVNFPNWITVKPNDEEIYVDLSRINIASGSRVRAKEIDLPNDKIELEVVIPNQTK, from the coding sequence ATGAACAAATGGAAAGTCGCATTTTTACTATTGGCTGGAGCAGTACTCATAACATTCGCCACATTGCTCTATTTAATAACTGCCGACGTTAAACAGGCTACCGAACAGCCGCCACTCCAAGTAGAGGGCAATATACTGACGGTAGAAACGACAGCGAAAGAATTCGAAGCAATTGCAAAACAATATTTATCGGAAGCTATGAACCAGTCACCGGTTCCAGTAGAGCTGACAGTGGATGATAAAATCTATTTATACAGTACTTTAACTGTTTTTAATATTGAATTACCGATACAGATGGATTTCATCCCAGTTGTAAATAATGGTAATATTACACTGAGTCAAGAGGCTGTCCATGTGGGCAAGGTAAATATTCCTCCGAAAACGGTTCTGAAAATGATTGATGATGCGGTTAATTTTCCAAACTGGATAACGGTAAAGCCAAATGACGAAGAAATATATGTGGATCTGTCGCGCATTAATATCGCAAGTGGTTCGAGAGTGCGCGCAAAGGAAATTGATTTACCGAATGATAAAATAGAGTTGGAAGTAGTTATTCCAAACCAGACGAAGTAA